A stretch of Cyanobacterium sp. HL-69 DNA encodes these proteins:
- the add gene encoding adenosine deaminase Add, with protein MALYADLHRHLGGSVVPRILWRYFQRHNPDLAQKYPQYKEFEDFYTRERNTLEEYLELHTLVESVQNIDTLPYFIYRLIRGAYIFENLAYLEIRYTPYLRTNPTLPETERIEQMKAIVEVVDKASKVNEYPIVTSQILCMHTRLSYEINKAIVDLAADNKHQICAIDVAGGDKLYGEKMDEFVKLYKYARSRDIKTTGHLYETPHGCYPELLPYLMRIGHGIQIPLQYPELLPEVASLNQCLEVCPTTYVKTGTLDELKQLKTVFDRCFEAGVDIAICTDNAGLHNVRLPFEYENLLTLDIIDFKQLQACQDASFRHAFAWPYTQPPSALLVGLMGDRTTPIAKKEKTLMK; from the coding sequence ATGGCATTATACGCCGACTTACATCGTCATTTAGGGGGTTCAGTAGTACCCCGCATTCTCTGGCGTTATTTCCAACGTCATAACCCAGATTTGGCTCAAAAATATCCTCAATATAAAGAATTTGAAGATTTTTACACGAGGGAAAGAAATACCCTTGAGGAATATTTAGAATTACATACCCTTGTGGAGAGTGTCCAAAATATTGATACTCTCCCTTATTTTATTTATCGTCTCATTCGTGGGGCTTATATTTTTGAAAATTTAGCCTATTTAGAAATTCGTTACACTCCCTATTTACGCACTAACCCTACATTGCCTGAAACCGAGAGAATAGAGCAAATGAAAGCCATTGTGGAGGTGGTAGATAAGGCATCGAAGGTGAATGAATATCCCATCGTCACCAGCCAAATTTTGTGTATGCACACTAGATTATCCTATGAGATAAATAAGGCTATTGTGGATTTAGCCGCCGATAATAAGCATCAAATATGTGCCATCGATGTGGCTGGGGGAGATAAACTATATGGAGAAAAAATGGATGAGTTTGTCAAACTGTATAAATACGCCCGTAGTAGGGACATAAAAACCACTGGACATTTATATGAAACGCCCCACGGTTGCTATCCCGAATTATTACCATACCTTATGCGTATTGGTCATGGTATTCAAATTCCCCTTCAATATCCTGAACTATTACCAGAGGTAGCTTCCCTTAATCAATGTTTAGAAGTATGTCCTACTACCTATGTTAAAACAGGAACTCTTGATGAGTTAAAGCAATTAAAAACAGTTTTTGATCGTTGTTTTGAGGCGGGGGTTGACATTGCCATTTGTACTGATAATGCGGGATTGCATAATGTGCGTCTTCCTTTTGAGTACGAGAATCTTTTAACCCTCGATATAATCGATTTTAAACAACTCCAAGCCTGTCAGGATGCGTCCTTTCGTCATGCCTTTGCATGGCCCTATACTCAACCCCCTAGTGCTTTACTGGTGGGGCTAATGGGCGATCGCACTACCCCCATAGCAAAAAAAGAAAAAACCCTCATGAAGTAG
- a CDS encoding polar amino acid transport system substrate-binding protein, translating to MLKKILSFGFSFSILSALTPHVWAGNIMEQIKETGVIRAGYRPDTVPFAFVDDDGKPIGYAIELLELIKEETEARLGKPIELELIKITPSNRFEQITEGIIDIECGSTTITWERNKYVDFSASYFASGTQMIVNRGSQWANAESLAGAKIAVIPNTTNETAIRNFAPDAEFIFVESEEEGWQMVQDDEVVGFAGDGILLQALKGEVSDSADYEIVPEFPYMIESYACTLPLNESEWRNVVNYSLVQYMQGVVVGVPESQALYSRWFGVNGVTPYPIETMADYFQGIVNGYQWIPIEGRY from the coding sequence ATGCTAAAAAAAATTTTGTCTTTCGGTTTCTCTTTTTCAATTCTTTCTGCCCTGACTCCCCATGTATGGGCTGGAAACATTATGGAACAAATTAAGGAAACAGGGGTAATTAGAGCGGGTTATCGTCCTGATACCGTCCCCTTTGCCTTTGTGGATGATGACGGAAAACCCATAGGATATGCCATCGAATTATTAGAGTTGATTAAGGAAGAAACCGAAGCTAGATTAGGTAAACCCATCGAGTTAGAGTTAATCAAAATCACCCCTAGCAATAGATTTGAACAAATAACAGAAGGAATTATTGACATCGAATGTGGTTCGACTACTATCACTTGGGAAAGAAACAAGTATGTAGATTTTTCAGCTAGTTACTTCGCTAGTGGTACTCAAATGATTGTTAATCGAGGTAGTCAGTGGGCTAATGCAGAGTCTCTTGCCGGTGCTAAAATCGCTGTAATTCCTAATACTACCAATGAAACGGCCATTCGTAATTTTGCCCCTGATGCAGAGTTTATCTTTGTGGAAAGTGAGGAGGAAGGATGGCAAATGGTTCAGGATGATGAGGTGGTAGGTTTTGCTGGGGATGGCATTTTGTTACAGGCACTCAAGGGAGAAGTTTCTGATTCTGCTGATTATGAAATTGTGCCTGAGTTTCCTTATATGATTGAATCCTATGCTTGTACCTTACCTCTAAATGAGTCTGAGTGGCGCAATGTTGTTAATTATAGTTTGGTGCAATATATGCAAGGGGTTGTGGTGGGTGTACCCGAATCTCAGGCTTTATACTCCCGTTGGTTTGGGGTGAATGGGGTTACACCTTACCCCATTGAAACCATGGCGGATTATTTTCAAGGTATCGTCAATGGTTATCAGTGGATTCCTATTGAGGGAAGGTATTAG
- a CDS encoding site-specific DNA-methyltransferase (adenine-specific), with translation MNNQLFYGDNLEVLRRHIKDESVDLCYIDPPFNSKRNYNQIYNNIGKEDRAQAQAFIDTWTWDDLANIGLAEIKENYYGKFTAQVIALISGLEAVLGKGSLFAYLVNMTLRITEIHRVLKPTGSFYLHCDPSASHYLKLVLDAIFCSQGGDFLNEIIWCYGERCLSKRYFNKKHDVIFLYSKLTNNHIFNYQIVADEYSESTKKKFRYIDENNRRFRLRGRNVPEAGNLRRKTDIPLKYECEFTYRQYLDESDGVLAKDWIELPFINQMSRERLGYPTQKPEALLEKIIKASSNEGDVILDAFCGCGTTIAVAERLNRPWIGIDITYQSISLILKRLEDSFGKGVLDKITLNGIPKDMESATALALKKDDRTRKEFEKWAVLTYTNNRATINDKKGADKGIDGIAFFDGGEDKPEKIIIQVKSGNVKSGDIRDLQGTMSLNEASLGIFITLKKPTKAMITTAKEAGIYQSKFMNKPVDKISIVTIKEIIEEQKRLDIRLVLEVLKSAEKQKETLDNQVKINFDN, from the coding sequence ATGAATAATCAATTATTTTATGGGGATAACTTAGAGGTTTTAAGAAGACATATTAAAGATGAGTCGGTAGATTTATGTTATATTGATCCGCCGTTTAATTCTAAGCGCAATTATAATCAAATTTATAACAATATAGGAAAAGAAGATCGCGCCCAAGCTCAGGCTTTTATTGATACTTGGACATGGGATGATTTGGCTAATATTGGTTTGGCGGAAATTAAGGAAAATTATTATGGTAAGTTTACAGCGCAAGTGATAGCTTTAATTTCTGGTTTGGAAGCGGTTTTGGGTAAGGGAAGTTTGTTTGCTTATCTGGTTAATATGACTCTACGTATCACGGAAATTCATCGAGTTTTAAAACCTACAGGGAGTTTTTATCTTCATTGTGATCCTTCTGCTAGTCATTATTTAAAGTTAGTTTTAGATGCTATTTTTTGCTCTCAAGGTGGTGATTTTTTAAATGAAATTATTTGGTGTTATGGAGAACGTTGTTTGTCAAAAAGATACTTTAATAAAAAGCATGATGTTATATTTTTATACTCAAAACTAACAAATAATCACATATTTAATTATCAAATAGTGGCTGATGAATATTCTGAATCGACAAAAAAAAAATTTAGATATATTGATGAAAATAATCGCAGATTTAGATTAAGAGGAAGAAATGTTCCAGAAGCTGGTAACTTAAGACGAAAAACGGATATTCCTTTAAAATATGAATGTGAGTTTACCTATCGACAGTATCTTGATGAATCTGATGGTGTTTTAGCAAAAGATTGGATTGAATTGCCATTTATTAATCAGATGTCTAGAGAAAGATTAGGTTACCCTACTCAAAAACCAGAAGCATTATTAGAAAAAATAATCAAAGCCAGTAGCAATGAGGGAGACGTAATATTAGATGCTTTTTGTGGATGTGGTACAACCATCGCTGTAGCCGAGAGACTAAATCGCCCATGGATAGGCATTGACATCACTTATCAAAGTATTAGTTTAATTTTAAAACGCCTTGAGGATAGCTTTGGCAAAGGAGTTTTAGATAAAATTACCTTGAATGGCATTCCCAAAGATATGGAATCGGCCACGGCTTTGGCATTGAAAAAAGATGACCGCACCAGAAAAGAATTTGAAAAATGGGCGGTTTTAACCTACACCAATAACCGTGCAACTATTAATGATAAAAAAGGAGCTGATAAGGGTATTGATGGCATCGCATTTTTTGATGGGGGAGAAGATAAACCAGAAAAAATTATTATTCAAGTAAAGTCGGGCAATGTAAAATCGGGTGATATTCGAGATTTACAAGGAACAATGAGTTTAAATGAAGCTAGTTTAGGAATATTTATTACTCTTAAAAAACCCACAAAGGCGATGATTACAACAGCAAAAGAAGCGGGAATTTATCAAAGTAAATTCATGAATAAGCCTGTGGATAAAATTAGTATTGTAACTATAAAAGAAATTATTGAAGAACAAAAACGTCTTGACATCAGATTAGTGTTAGAGGTTTTGAAGTCTGCTGAAAAACAAAAAGAAACTCTTGATAATCAAGTCAAGATTAATTTTGATAATTAA
- the ygfZ gene encoding folate-dependent protein inplicated in Fe-S cluster metabolism YgfZ → MTSLQDLQKAQGAIFSESDSTPSTFNNDSTIVNQAFQEVALCDHPVALCDRTCGGLIKVSGEDRLSFIHNQTTNKIQSLKNREGAISVFVNSTGRTIDLVTVIVKEKELLILTSPQQNQPLMQWMDRYIFPFDKVELEDLTGKYAIFTLIGEKSPEILAEWATESQLHSPEFSHHDINIDDTELTLINSSSLKIKGYTLIIPQDNAPRVWEKLSQKKVSPIGNEAYEKLRIMQGKPKPNHELTTDYNPLEAGLWDAISFDKGCYIGQETIARLNTYKGVKQRLWGIKFASPVNLSESKLITLNGEKVGTITSHCDTPEGIFALGYIRTKAGGEGLKVMVNEVEGEVISLPFVRHPEA, encoded by the coding sequence ATGACAAGTTTACAAGATTTACAAAAGGCTCAGGGAGCAATTTTTTCTGAATCAGACTCTACTCCCTCAACTTTTAATAATGATTCCACTATAGTTAATCAAGCATTTCAAGAAGTGGCACTTTGCGACCACCCAGTGGCGCTTTGCGATCGCACTTGTGGTGGTTTAATAAAAGTATCAGGGGAAGATAGACTTTCATTTATTCATAATCAAACCACAAATAAGATTCAATCTCTCAAAAATAGAGAAGGGGCAATAAGTGTTTTCGTCAATTCTACAGGAAGAACCATCGATTTAGTAACCGTTATAGTAAAAGAAAAAGAATTATTAATATTAACATCTCCTCAACAAAATCAGCCATTAATGCAGTGGATGGATAGATATATTTTTCCCTTCGACAAAGTCGAATTAGAAGACTTGACAGGAAAATATGCAATTTTTACCCTCATAGGAGAAAAAAGCCCCGAAATTTTGGCAGAATGGGCGACAGAATCTCAACTCCATAGCCCCGAATTTAGCCATCATGATATCAACATTGACGACACTGAGTTAACCTTAATAAATAGTAGTAGTTTAAAAATAAAAGGCTATACCCTCATCATTCCCCAAGACAACGCCCCTAGGGTATGGGAAAAACTTAGCCAAAAAAAAGTTAGCCCCATTGGCAATGAAGCCTATGAAAAACTAAGAATTATGCAAGGTAAACCTAAACCTAACCATGAATTAACCACCGACTATAATCCCCTTGAAGCTGGGTTATGGGATGCTATCTCTTTTGATAAAGGTTGTTATATTGGGCAAGAAACCATCGCTAGGTTAAATACCTATAAGGGAGTAAAACAAAGATTATGGGGTATCAAATTCGCTTCCCCTGTAAATTTGAGCGAAAGTAAGTTAATAACCCTCAATGGAGAGAAGGTTGGTACTATTACCAGCCATTGCGACACCCCAGAAGGAATATTTGCCCTCGGTTATATTCGCACCAAAGCGGGGGGAGAGGGCTTAAAAGTGATGGTGAATGAGGTGGAAGGGGAAGTGATTTCATTACCTTTTGTACGTCATCCAGAGGCATAA
- a CDS encoding Glycosyl transferase, group 1 family protein, translating into MKHILFILPYLSLGGTEKQAFSLIEKLIDKHEISLLAPEGEGKLTFMTLPIKQKEFTRWDYNFFKGFWELFRAVKQLNNQKKIDLIHIHGAHELMIPIRLILGKIPMVFTVHGYHGYNANISYRLSCLLSNILANNVISVCEAEFNILKELGLNEKKLNLIYNGVNKPVLNSEISLTYIDKFSLNPEKEIIIGTAARLNEVKGLTYLLQGFAIVNTHLLSNNDGLNNNLKLVIAGTGKLETALKKQAKELKIDHQVVFAGYINDLPNLMSLFDVFVLPSLQEAASLACIEAMSLAKPIIGTSVGGIPEQVYDNVNGFIVEPRNPQQIANSLIQLIENPSLREKFAKNSYLRYREYFDSEVMVQKTVELYEKTINL; encoded by the coding sequence TTGAAACATATACTATTTATTCTTCCTTATCTTAGCCTAGGGGGTACTGAAAAACAGGCTTTTAGCTTAATAGAAAAATTAATTGATAAACATGAAATTTCTTTATTAGCTCCCGAAGGAGAAGGTAAACTAACCTTTATGACACTTCCCATCAAACAAAAAGAATTTACCCGTTGGGATTATAATTTTTTCAAAGGATTTTGGGAACTCTTTAGAGCAGTAAAGCAACTGAATAATCAAAAAAAAATAGACCTTATTCATATTCATGGAGCCCATGAATTAATGATTCCCATTCGCCTAATTTTAGGCAAAATTCCCATGGTTTTTACTGTCCATGGTTATCATGGTTATAATGCAAATATTAGTTATAGATTAAGTTGTTTGCTAAGTAATATTTTAGCCAATAATGTGATAAGTGTTTGTGAAGCAGAGTTTAATATTCTGAAAGAATTAGGGTTAAATGAGAAAAAGTTAAATTTAATTTATAATGGTGTAAATAAACCAGTTTTAAACTCAGAAATATCCCTCACCTATATTGATAAATTTTCTTTAAATCCAGAAAAAGAAATAATAATTGGTACAGCGGCTCGTCTTAATGAAGTAAAAGGATTAACTTATTTATTACAAGGATTTGCCATAGTAAATACGCATTTATTATCAAACAATGATGGATTAAATAACAACTTAAAATTAGTCATTGCAGGTACAGGAAAATTAGAAACTGCTTTAAAAAAACAAGCAAAAGAATTAAAAATTGATCATCAAGTAGTTTTCGCTGGTTATATTAATGATTTACCCAATTTGATGTCCTTATTTGATGTATTTGTATTACCATCTTTGCAGGAAGCGGCTAGTTTAGCTTGTATAGAAGCCATGTCTTTAGCAAAACCCATTATTGGCACTTCTGTGGGCGGTATTCCTGAGCAGGTGTATGATAATGTTAATGGTTTTATTGTTGAGCCTCGAAATCCTCAGCAGATTGCGAATAGTTTAATTCAATTAATTGAAAATCCTTCCCTGCGAGAAAAGTTTGCTAAAAATAGTTACTTACGTTATCGGGAATATTTTGATAGTGAGGTGATGGTTCAAAAAACTGTGGAGTTGTACGAAAAAACCATTAATTTATGA
- a CDS encoding DNA helicase, producing the protein MRRSPLLTYDRGTLILHPPPKGKAWIDFATWDDRVEKFRIPAHQYRSLIESLEENQINFIDDAKEFSTLDIEANLTLTPYAHQQEALEAWKKAQRQGVVVLPTAAGKTYLAQMAIACTPRTTLILVPTLDLMHQWYAQMENAFPNIEVGLLGGGSHDSSPILIATYHSAAIHAKHLGNQYALQIFDECHHLPTDFFKVIAEESIAPYRLGLTATPERGDGSHSKLDTLIGKVIYRKTPEELSKIALCEYEIIPIKVTLTPEERKQYQEAIQTRNDFLKESHIYLSSLEGWQQFVMASAKSAQGRRAMIAHRQAKEIASGTNGKLKVLTELISEHYPDRMLIFTNDNATVYRISQQFLIPAITHQTPVKERHKILTKYKEGDYRIIVASHVLNEGVDVPDAKIAIILSGTGSTREYIQRLGRILRKANQQEKLAKLYEVVAENTSEEKTSNRRQEKMKKSKKQGEVIPLSYGKTKNSGNFKAAEKKDNPMDN; encoded by the coding sequence ATGAGGCGATCGCCCTTACTAACATACGATAGAGGTACATTAATATTACATCCCCCCCCAAAAGGGAAAGCATGGATAGACTTTGCCACTTGGGATGACAGAGTTGAGAAATTTCGTATTCCAGCCCATCAATATCGCTCATTGATAGAAAGCCTTGAAGAAAATCAAATTAACTTTATCGATGATGCCAAAGAATTTAGCACCCTCGACATCGAAGCCAACCTTACCCTAACCCCTTACGCCCATCAACAAGAAGCCCTTGAAGCATGGAAAAAAGCCCAAAGACAAGGGGTTGTCGTCTTGCCCACCGCCGCAGGGAAAACATACTTGGCACAAATGGCGATCGCCTGTACTCCTCGCACTACCTTGATATTAGTACCCACCCTCGACTTGATGCACCAATGGTATGCCCAAATGGAAAACGCCTTTCCTAACATTGAAGTAGGCTTACTGGGGGGAGGAAGCCATGACAGTAGCCCTATTTTAATCGCCACCTACCACAGCGCCGCCATCCATGCCAAACATCTGGGCAACCAATACGCCCTGCAAATTTTTGATGAATGCCACCATCTACCCACCGACTTTTTTAAAGTAATCGCCGAAGAATCTATTGCCCCCTACCGTTTAGGGTTAACCGCCACCCCCGAAAGAGGAGACGGAAGCCATAGTAAATTAGATACCCTTATCGGAAAAGTAATCTATCGCAAAACCCCCGAAGAATTATCAAAAATTGCCCTGTGTGAATACGAAATTATCCCCATCAAAGTAACCCTCACCCCCGAAGAAAGAAAACAATATCAAGAAGCTATCCAAACTCGCAACGACTTTCTCAAAGAATCCCATATCTATCTTTCCAGCCTTGAAGGGTGGCAACAATTTGTGATGGCTAGTGCCAAATCTGCCCAAGGAAGAAGGGCGATGATAGCCCACCGACAAGCAAAGGAAATCGCATCAGGCACCAATGGTAAACTGAAAGTATTAACGGAGTTAATTAGTGAGCATTATCCCGATAGAATGCTAATCTTTACCAACGATAACGCCACGGTTTATCGCATTTCCCAACAGTTTTTAATCCCTGCCATCACCCATCAAACTCCCGTAAAAGAGCGCCACAAAATCTTAACAAAATACAAGGAAGGAGACTATCGAATTATTGTGGCTTCCCATGTACTTAATGAAGGGGTTGATGTGCCTGATGCCAAGATTGCCATAATTTTATCAGGTACAGGGTCAACTAGGGAATATATTCAACGATTAGGGCGTATTTTGCGCAAAGCTAATCAGCAAGAAAAGTTAGCGAAGTTATACGAAGTGGTAGCGGAAAACACCAGCGAGGAAAAAACCTCTAATCGCCGTCAAGAAAAAATGAAAAAATCGAAAAAGCAAGGGGAAGTGATACCCCTATCCTATGGCAAGACTAAAAACAGCGGAAATTTTAAAGCAGCGGAAAAAAAAGATAATCCCATGGACAATTAA
- a CDS encoding RloF — protein MGQINLLDTRTSSFGDLLGNGKIYRVPLFQRNYSWQKENWEDLWEDILTLYHNPEASHYMGAIVLQNIATSDKEFQIIDGQQRLATLSIIVICVIQEINNLIQAQKDKEANQERQEILRRTYLGDKDPRSLRYSSKILLNEGNNDFYQSNLINLRKPRNLRSLSKSNQLLWGAFDYFSTELGKLMAVTATGENLTEFLTDIIAKKLLFIQINVEDELNAYTVFETLNARGIDLSATDLLKNYLFSLFQGPDDLQEAQRQWRRIINTVPMAKFPEFLRYYLSTRKIRVRRERLFKVVREWVTTPQEAFTLLDELENYGGLFIALGNPYDDFWIDTPENCVYIRELNLFRVKQAYPVLFAAYHSFSPENFTRLLKLICVVSFRYNVVSGLNPNELEKIYNQVAVAINKKEINNPRQVFDKVRSIYVSDDKFSQDFSIMTISTRGQGKKLVKYIFCKLENDISGLNIDEDSFSIEHILPESPSVEWGEFFTDNQMEEMVYRLGNMTLLEPHFNREIGNKSYSFKKDFYQKSSYSLTQKILAEEWNPDSLSRRQQHLAKRAISIWRSPFITS, from the coding sequence ATGGGACAAATCAACCTTCTTGATACTCGTACCAGTAGTTTCGGAGATTTACTAGGGAATGGTAAAATTTACAGAGTACCTTTATTTCAAAGAAACTACTCTTGGCAAAAGGAAAATTGGGAAGATTTATGGGAGGATATACTAACACTTTATCATAATCCTGAAGCTAGTCACTACATGGGGGCGATCGTCCTTCAAAATATAGCTACTTCCGATAAAGAATTTCAAATTATTGATGGTCAGCAAAGATTAGCTACCCTAAGTATTATTGTTATCTGCGTTATTCAGGAAATCAACAATTTAATTCAAGCCCAGAAAGATAAGGAAGCCAATCAAGAAAGACAAGAAATTTTAAGGCGTACTTATTTAGGAGATAAAGATCCTCGATCGCTCCGTTACTCTAGTAAAATACTATTAAATGAAGGTAATAATGACTTTTATCAAAGTAATTTAATTAACTTAAGAAAACCACGTAATTTAAGAAGTCTCTCAAAATCAAATCAATTACTCTGGGGTGCTTTCGACTATTTTAGTACTGAGTTAGGAAAATTAATGGCGGTGACTGCCACGGGTGAAAACCTCACGGAATTCCTCACAGATATTATTGCGAAAAAGTTATTATTTATTCAAATCAACGTAGAAGACGAATTAAATGCTTATACAGTTTTTGAGACTCTCAATGCTAGAGGTATTGATTTAAGTGCCACGGATTTATTAAAAAATTACCTATTTTCTCTATTCCAAGGGCCAGATGATTTACAAGAAGCCCAAAGACAATGGCGAAGAATCATTAATACAGTACCCATGGCAAAATTTCCCGAATTTCTGCGCTACTATCTGAGTACAAGAAAAATTAGAGTAAGACGGGAGAGACTATTTAAAGTTGTCCGTGAATGGGTTACAACTCCTCAAGAAGCCTTTACTTTACTCGATGAGTTGGAAAACTACGGCGGTTTGTTTATTGCATTAGGTAATCCCTATGATGATTTTTGGATTGATACCCCTGAAAATTGTGTTTATATCCGTGAATTAAATTTGTTTAGGGTAAAACAAGCCTATCCTGTTTTGTTTGCCGCCTACCATAGCTTTTCTCCAGAAAATTTCACCCGTTTACTAAAATTAATTTGTGTAGTTTCTTTTCGTTATAACGTAGTTAGCGGTTTGAATCCTAATGAGTTAGAAAAAATTTATAATCAAGTTGCCGTAGCCATTAACAAAAAAGAAATTAATAACCCTCGGCAAGTATTTGATAAGGTGCGCTCGATTTATGTATCGGATGATAAATTTAGTCAAGATTTTTCTATTATGACTATATCCACTAGGGGGCAAGGAAAAAAGTTAGTTAAGTATATTTTTTGTAAGTTGGAAAATGATATTTCAGGATTAAATATTGATGAGGATAGTTTTTCCATTGAGCATATTTTACCCGAGTCTCCTTCTGTTGAATGGGGGGAGTTTTTTACGGATAACCAAATGGAAGAAATGGTTTATCGTTTGGGAAATATGACTCTACTAGAACCTCATTTTAACCGTGAAATTGGTAATAAAAGTTATTCTTTTAAAAAGGATTTTTATCAAAAAAGTAGTTATAGTTTAACCCAAAAGATTTTAGCAGAAGAATGGAATCCTGATAGTCTGAGTAGGCGACAACAACACCTAGCAAAAAGAGCAATTTCTATATGGCGATCGCCCTTTATTACTTCATAA
- a CDS encoding Zn-dependent protease — translation MKRRFFHIILSITVALTVIFNNVTVSYALPWGELFLRGIQVIQISNISDTQEVEYGRQMRQQLINSGRVKVYRNQNVNRYVNDIGQQLVKRSDRPNLPYTFTVVDNDQINAFATMGGFVYINTGLIRTASNEAELASVIGHEIGHVVAKHSQKQIRQQAVTQGLLSAAGLGNAQIVQLGVAAAVSLPNSRQDELEADTLGLRIITETGYAPRAMPDFMQKLDRGGRANILSTHPGAGERVVALNQQIPSNSANQGMGLNQGEYRNNIRPLTLR, via the coding sequence ATGAAACGTCGTTTTTTCCACATAATACTATCTATCACCGTTGCCCTCACCGTTATTTTTAATAACGTTACCGTTAGTTATGCCCTCCCTTGGGGAGAGTTATTTTTGCGGGGTATTCAAGTCATCCAAATCAGTAATATTTCCGATACTCAAGAAGTAGAATATGGGCGACAGATGCGTCAACAGTTAATAAATAGTGGCAGAGTAAAGGTATATCGAAATCAAAACGTTAATCGCTACGTAAATGACATTGGACAACAATTAGTAAAAAGGAGCGATCGCCCCAACTTGCCCTATACTTTTACTGTGGTAGATAATGACCAAATTAACGCCTTTGCCACCATGGGCGGCTTTGTTTATATCAATACAGGATTAATACGCACCGCCTCCAACGAAGCGGAATTGGCTAGTGTAATCGGCCATGAAATAGGCCATGTGGTAGCCAAACACTCCCAAAAACAAATTCGTCAACAAGCCGTAACCCAAGGATTATTGAGTGCCGCAGGATTAGGTAATGCCCAAATTGTACAACTAGGAGTTGCCGCTGCCGTCAGTTTACCCAATAGCCGTCAAGATGAATTAGAAGCCGATACCCTCGGTTTAAGAATAATTACTGAAACTGGTTATGCCCCGAGGGCAATGCCTGATTTTATGCAAAAACTTGATAGGGGCGGAAGGGCAAATATTCTAAGTACCCACCCTGGTGCAGGAGAAAGAGTTGTCGCCCTCAATCAACAAATTCCCAGTAACAGTGCGAATCAAGGTATGGGTTTAAATCAAGGGGAGTATCGTAATAATATTCGTCCTCTGACTCTACGTTAA
- a CDS encoding methyltransferase, with the protein MIDRTLEPEVMDSEEEALEYDSMDFTEVNRDFAQLAANVAPQHSFVLDLGTGTARIPIIFSQMRPDCQIRAIDLAPSMLKIAQKNIDLAHKNQQIKLELADSKKLNYPDQTFDVVMSNSLVHHIPNPLDLFQEINRVIKPKGKVIIRDLLRPASSPEVMDIVAQANLDYSPRQKQLFEDSLHAALTIAEIKTIIHELQWQKVNIYQSSPRHWTLEKT; encoded by the coding sequence ATGATCGATCGCACTTTAGAACCAGAAGTAATGGACAGTGAAGAGGAAGCCCTTGAGTATGATTCCATGGATTTTACCGAGGTTAACCGAGATTTCGCCCAGTTAGCGGCTAATGTAGCCCCACAGCATAGTTTTGTTTTGGATTTAGGCACGGGAACAGCCAGAATACCCATAATATTTTCACAAATGCGCCCCGACTGTCAAATAAGGGCGATCGACTTAGCCCCCTCCATGTTAAAAATAGCCCAAAAAAATATTGATTTAGCCCATAAAAATCAACAAATAAAACTAGAATTAGCAGATAGTAAAAAACTAAATTATCCAGACCAAACCTTCGATGTAGTCATGTCCAATAGTTTAGTCCACCACATACCAAATCCCCTTGATTTATTCCAAGAAATTAACCGAGTAATCAAACCAAAAGGAAAAGTAATTATCCGAGACTTGTTACGCCCTGCATCCTCCCCAGAAGTTATGGACATAGTCGCCCAAGCCAACCTAGACTATAGCCCCAGACAAAAACAACTGTTTGAAGACTCCCTCCATGCAGCCCTGACCATCGCAGAAATCAAAACCATTATCCATGAGCTACAATGGCAAAAAGTCAACATTTATCAATCATCCCCTAGACATTGGACATTAGAAAAAACCTAG